A genomic segment from Stappia indica encodes:
- a CDS encoding succinate dehydrogenase iron-sulfur subunit, giving the protein MVQLTLPKNSQVTQGKVWDKPAGATNLREYRIYRWNPDDGRNPRVDTYFVDLDDCGPMVLDGLIYIKNNIDPTLTFRRSCREGICGSCAMNIDGTNTLACTRGMEEIGDGPVKIYPLPHMPVVKDLVPDLTRFYAQHRSIEPWLQTTTPAPEKEWRQSHEDRAKLDGLYECILCACCSTSCPSYWWNGDRYLGPAVLLQAYRWLIDSRDEATGERLDNLEDPFRLYRCHTIMNCSQACPKGLNPAKAIAEIKKMMVERRV; this is encoded by the coding sequence ATGGTACAGCTGACGCTTCCCAAGAACTCCCAGGTGACCCAGGGCAAGGTCTGGGACAAGCCGGCCGGCGCCACCAACCTGCGGGAATACCGCATCTATCGCTGGAACCCGGATGACGGCCGCAACCCGCGCGTCGATACCTATTTCGTCGACCTCGACGATTGCGGACCGATGGTTCTGGATGGGCTCATCTACATCAAGAACAACATCGATCCGACGCTGACCTTCCGCCGGTCCTGCCGCGAGGGCATCTGCGGGTCCTGCGCGATGAACATCGACGGGACCAACACGCTGGCCTGTACCCGCGGCATGGAGGAGATCGGCGACGGCCCGGTGAAGATCTATCCGCTGCCGCACATGCCGGTGGTGAAGGATCTGGTGCCGGACCTGACGCGCTTCTACGCCCAGCACCGCTCCATCGAGCCTTGGCTGCAGACGACGACGCCGGCGCCGGAGAAGGAGTGGCGCCAGAGCCACGAGGACCGCGCCAAGCTCGACGGCCTCTACGAGTGCATCCTGTGCGCCTGCTGCTCGACCTCGTGCCCGAGCTACTGGTGGAACGGCGACCGCTATCTCGGCCCGGCCGTGCTGCTGCAGGCCTATCGCTGGCTGATCGACAGCCGCGACGAGGCCACCGGCGAGCGCCTCGACAATCTCGAGGACCCGTTCCGCCTCTATCGCTGCCACACGATCATGAACTGCTCGCAGGCCTGCCCGAAGGGGTTGAACCCAGCCAAGGCGATTGCAGAGATCAAGAAGATGATGGTCGAGCGCCGCGTCTGA
- a CDS encoding MAPEG family protein codes for MPFAIWCILAAAVLPIFSAFPGKLSKDFDNARPRDPDYWKEGFRARAAAAQANGFEALPLFAAAVIVGLWQGGDAEWIDRLAGLFIGARLIFIFCYWTDRATPRSLAWAVGFLSSIAIFTSPVWS; via the coding sequence ATGCCCTTCGCCATCTGGTGCATTCTTGCCGCCGCCGTGCTGCCGATCTTCTCCGCCTTCCCAGGCAAGTTGTCGAAGGACTTCGACAACGCCCGCCCCAGGGATCCGGACTACTGGAAGGAGGGTTTCCGCGCCCGCGCCGCCGCCGCCCAGGCGAACGGCTTCGAAGCCCTGCCGCTGTTTGCCGCCGCGGTCATCGTCGGCCTTTGGCAGGGCGGGGATGCCGAGTGGATCGACCGCCTGGCCGGCCTGTTCATCGGTGCGCGGCTGATCTTCATCTTCTGCTACTGGACCGACAGGGCAACGCCCCGCTCGCTCGCCTGGGCCGTCGGCTTCCTGTCCAGCATCGCGATCTTCACCAGCCCGGTCTGGAGCTGA
- a CDS encoding carboxymuconolactone decarboxylase family protein, with translation MAVSDWSAFLEQTDRRMGDLRSGMPGVAKGFHEIAKAAIGPGALDSKTKELIALAIGIAARCDGCLAYHAKAAAKYGATREEVIEAIGVAVYMGGGPSMIYGAEALAAFDALA, from the coding sequence ATGGCCGTGAGCGACTGGAGTGCCTTTCTCGAACAGACGGATCGCCGGATGGGCGACCTGCGCAGCGGAATGCCGGGCGTTGCAAAGGGGTTCCACGAGATCGCGAAAGCGGCGATCGGACCGGGAGCGCTCGATTCCAAGACCAAGGAACTGATCGCGCTTGCGATCGGCATTGCAGCACGCTGCGACGGGTGTCTTGCCTATCACGCCAAGGCGGCCGCGAAATATGGCGCGACCCGCGAGGAAGTGATCGAGGCGATCGGCGTTGCCGTCTATATGGGCGGCGGGCCCTCGATGATCTACGGAGCCGAGGCGCTGGCGGCATTCGACGCCCTTGCGTGA
- a CDS encoding low molecular weight phosphatase family protein has translation MTVNVLFLCDDNARLGPMAEAYLNADDGRSIRAFSAGLSPAPRLAEGVERVLAAHGLASEGLQPKSWQLFVLPHAPIPDVVVGLSAAALGATRRVWPTHARLLDWHVGPHTSRLVGRDALRDAFHELRRRINLALEEGLFRPVALRRIA, from the coding sequence ATGACTGTGAATGTCCTGTTCCTGTGCGACGACAACGCCAGGCTCGGTCCGATGGCCGAGGCCTATCTCAATGCGGATGACGGACGCAGTATTCGGGCATTTTCCGCAGGCCTGTCTCCGGCTCCGCGCCTTGCCGAGGGCGTGGAGCGTGTTCTGGCTGCGCACGGGCTGGCGAGCGAGGGCCTGCAGCCGAAAAGCTGGCAGCTCTTCGTGCTGCCTCACGCGCCGATTCCCGATGTCGTCGTCGGCCTTAGTGCGGCGGCGCTGGGCGCGACGCGCCGGGTCTGGCCGACCCACGCCCGGCTGCTCGACTGGCATGTCGGCCCGCATACTTCGCGGCTGGTCGGCCGCGATGCGCTGCGCGATGCCTTTCACGAGCTGCGGCGACGCATCAACCTCGCCCTTGAGGAGGGGCTGTTTCGGCCGGTCGCCTTGCGCCGCATCGCCTGA
- a CDS encoding GNAT family N-acetyltransferase, with protein MSSQTEKPAAGYYRKLTYNDIAQFRDHLLRLDPTARRARFAMPASDAFLRCYADTSFTLGTVIHGYFAEGLLRAVAELRPFDDGVNAEAAFSVEQNCQQAGIGTRLMELTLIAARNRGCKHIYMNCLATNRAMQQLARKFTADLTFEMGDIVGRIEPRSFSAFSLVREGLADMFGLIGALTDGPRRPLGG; from the coding sequence ATGTCGTCTCAAACCGAGAAGCCGGCAGCCGGCTATTACAGAAAGCTGACCTATAACGATATCGCGCAGTTTCGCGATCATCTCCTCCGTCTCGATCCGACCGCCCGCCGGGCCCGCTTCGCCATGCCGGCGAGCGACGCCTTCCTGCGGTGCTATGCCGATACCAGCTTCACCCTGGGCACGGTCATCCACGGCTACTTCGCCGAGGGCCTCTTGCGCGCGGTCGCGGAACTGCGTCCGTTCGACGATGGCGTCAATGCCGAGGCTGCCTTCTCCGTCGAGCAGAACTGCCAGCAGGCCGGCATCGGCACGCGGCTGATGGAGCTGACGCTGATCGCCGCGCGCAACCGCGGCTGCAAGCACATCTACATGAACTGCCTGGCGACCAACCGGGCCATGCAGCAACTCGCCCGCAAGTTCACCGCAGACCTGACCTTCGAAATGGGCGACATCGTCGGCCGGATCGAGCCGCGCAGCTTTTCCGCCTTCAGTCTCGTGCGCGAAGGGCTTGCAGACATGTTCGGATTGATCGGCGCGTTGACGGACGGCCCGCGCAGGCCGCTGGGAGGCTGA
- a CDS encoding AprI/Inh family metalloprotease inhibitor, with translation MTRSSRYGAPLIVALSLTVALAGCQRLGYGSRSAPLPATPTAPVASQSLEPLQPMSPTLGPDGQPIQGAPLDGTQTNVAAVDPSAGTAPSGPPAGAREIGRSDMLGGWSIASGADNCKLFMTLTTWSGGYRANSRGCASPQMQTISAWDLQGKQVLLKDASGATVAELYATGAENFAGRTTAGAPIQVYR, from the coding sequence ATGACCCGTTCCTCCCGGTATGGCGCGCCTCTGATCGTTGCGCTCAGTCTGACCGTGGCACTCGCTGGCTGTCAGCGCCTGGGATACGGAAGCCGGAGCGCTCCGCTTCCGGCCACCCCGACCGCACCCGTCGCGAGCCAGTCCCTCGAGCCGCTGCAGCCGATGTCGCCGACGCTCGGCCCGGACGGCCAGCCGATTCAGGGCGCTCCGCTCGATGGAACGCAGACCAACGTCGCTGCAGTAGACCCGTCCGCCGGCACCGCCCCGAGCGGCCCGCCCGCCGGTGCGCGCGAGATCGGCCGCAGCGACATGCTCGGCGGCTGGTCCATTGCGTCGGGCGCCGACAACTGCAAGCTCTTCATGACGCTGACCACGTGGAGCGGCGGCTATCGCGCCAACTCCCGCGGCTGTGCCTCGCCGCAGATGCAGACCATCTCGGCCTGGGACCTGCAGGGCAAGCAGGTGCTGCTGAAGGATGCCAGCGGCGCGACCGTCGCCGAACTCTATGCGACCGGCGCCGAGAACTTCGCGGGCCGTACGACCGCCGGTGCGCCGATCCAGGTCTATCGGTAA
- a CDS encoding carboxymuconolactone decarboxylase family protein — MSVWPILEDSELSPRAAAVIADIRATRNTDFINNFWRVLANDPALLERTWASLKDVMAPGALDPLVKEMLYVAVSIANGCEYCIRSHTTAARAKGISEAQLGELLAVVGMASETNRLATGLQVPVDDAFLPKK; from the coding sequence ATGTCGGTGTGGCCGATCCTGGAAGACAGTGAACTTTCTCCCCGCGCTGCCGCGGTGATCGCGGATATCCGCGCCACCCGGAACACGGACTTCATCAACAATTTCTGGCGTGTCCTGGCCAATGATCCGGCGCTGCTGGAGCGGACCTGGGCCAGCCTGAAGGACGTGATGGCGCCGGGCGCTCTCGATCCGCTCGTCAAGGAAATGCTCTACGTGGCGGTCTCGATCGCCAATGGCTGCGAATACTGCATCCGCTCGCATACGACCGCAGCCCGTGCCAAGGGCATAAGCGAGGCGCAACTCGGCGAACTGCTGGCGGTCGTCGGCATGGCCAGCGAGACCAACCGTCTGGCGACCGGCCTGCAGGTGCCGGTGGACGACGCCTTCCTCCCCAAAAAGTAG
- the zapE gene encoding cell division protein ZapE codes for MAATHPAERTIPIAHTVTGRYDALVEAGEIERDPAQTEVAALLDRLNTVLAETGPASKKSALGWLFGKRGAAREPVKGLYVWGKVGRGKTMLMDLFFDIAVMKKKRRVHFHEFMADVHERVHAVRAAIRDGSIAGDDPIPPVAADLAAETRLLCFDEFAVTDIADAMILGRLFTRLFELGVVVVATSNVAPDDLYRDGLNRGHFLGFVDLLKTRVDVVCLDARTDYRLEKLAGAPLYLSPLGPDADRAVDDLWRKLTHGLPAHEEVLEMKGRKIPVSRTAAGVARFTFAELCEKPLGAADYQRLALSYHTFVVEGVPVMDLPQRNAAKRFINLVDTLYNNRNKLIVSAEAEPDGLYIATSGTESFEFQRTVSRLVEMRSQAWLSDPA; via the coding sequence ATGGCTGCGACGCACCCGGCAGAACGGACGATCCCGATCGCGCATACGGTCACCGGGCGCTACGACGCGCTGGTCGAGGCCGGCGAAATCGAAAGGGATCCGGCCCAGACCGAGGTCGCGGCCCTGCTCGACCGTCTCAACACGGTTCTCGCCGAGACCGGCCCCGCCTCCAAGAAGAGCGCGCTTGGCTGGCTCTTCGGCAAGCGCGGCGCTGCCAGGGAACCGGTCAAGGGGCTTTACGTCTGGGGCAAGGTCGGCCGCGGCAAGACCATGCTGATGGACCTGTTCTTCGACATCGCGGTGATGAAGAAGAAGCGGCGGGTGCATTTCCACGAATTCATGGCCGATGTGCACGAGCGCGTGCATGCGGTGCGTGCCGCGATCCGCGACGGCAGCATCGCCGGAGACGATCCGATCCCGCCGGTTGCGGCGGACCTGGCCGCCGAAACCCGCCTTCTGTGCTTCGACGAGTTCGCCGTGACCGACATCGCCGATGCGATGATCCTCGGCCGGTTGTTCACGCGCCTGTTCGAGCTGGGCGTCGTCGTGGTGGCGACCTCGAACGTGGCGCCGGACGACCTGTATCGCGACGGGCTCAACCGCGGCCATTTCCTCGGTTTCGTCGACCTGCTCAAGACGCGGGTCGACGTGGTGTGCCTCGACGCGCGCACGGACTACCGTCTGGAAAAGCTCGCAGGCGCCCCTCTCTACCTGTCGCCGCTCGGGCCCGACGCGGACCGTGCGGTCGACGATCTCTGGCGCAAGCTCACCCACGGTCTGCCCGCGCATGAAGAGGTGCTGGAGATGAAGGGGCGCAAGATCCCGGTCTCGCGCACGGCCGCCGGCGTCGCCCGCTTCACGTTTGCGGAACTGTGCGAGAAGCCGCTGGGTGCGGCGGACTATCAGCGCCTGGCGCTCTCCTACCACACCTTCGTCGTGGAAGGCGTGCCGGTGATGGACCTGCCCCAGCGCAATGCGGCCAAGCGTTTCATCAATCTGGTGGATACGCTCTACAACAACCGCAACAAGCTGATCGTGTCCGCCGAGGCGGAGCCGGACGGCCTCTACATTGCCACGTCGGGGACGGAATCCTTCGAGTTCCAGCGCACGGTCTCGCGCCTTGTCGAGATGCGGTCGCAGGCCTGGCTGAGCGATCCGGCCTGA
- the mdh gene encoding malate dehydrogenase: protein MARNKIALIGSGQIGGTLAHLAGLKELGDIVLFDIAEGTPQGKALDLAESSPVDGFDAKLSGANSYEAIAGADVVIVTAGVPRKPGMSRDDLLEINLKVMEQVGAGIKAHAPDAFVICITNPLDAMVWALQKFSGLPANKVVGMAGVLDSARFRYFLAEEFNVSVEDVTAFVLGGHGDTMVPLTRYSTVAGIPLPDLVKMGWCTAERLEEIVQRTRDGGAEIVGLLKTGSAFYAPASSAIAMAESYLKDKKRVLPCAAHLTGQYGLNDTYVGVPVVIGADGVERIIEISLEGEEKANFDKSVASVDGLVEACKKIQPALA from the coding sequence ATGGCTCGGAACAAGATCGCTCTGATCGGCTCGGGACAGATTGGCGGCACGCTCGCCCACCTCGCCGGCCTGAAGGAACTCGGCGACATCGTCCTCTTCGACATCGCCGAAGGTACCCCCCAGGGCAAGGCGCTCGACCTTGCCGAATCCTCCCCGGTTGACGGCTTCGATGCCAAGCTCTCGGGCGCCAACTCCTACGAGGCGATCGCCGGTGCCGACGTGGTCATCGTCACCGCCGGCGTGCCGCGCAAGCCCGGCATGAGCCGCGACGACCTGCTCGAGATCAACCTGAAGGTGATGGAGCAGGTGGGCGCAGGCATCAAGGCGCATGCCCCGGACGCTTTCGTCATCTGCATCACCAACCCGCTCGACGCGATGGTCTGGGCCCTGCAGAAGTTCTCCGGTCTTCCGGCGAACAAGGTCGTCGGCATGGCCGGCGTGCTGGACTCCGCCCGCTTCCGCTACTTCCTTGCCGAGGAGTTCAACGTCTCCGTCGAGGACGTGACCGCCTTCGTGCTGGGCGGCCACGGCGACACGATGGTGCCGCTGACCCGCTACTCGACCGTCGCCGGTATCCCGCTTCCGGACCTCGTCAAGATGGGCTGGTGCACCGCCGAGCGTCTCGAGGAGATCGTCCAGCGCACCCGTGACGGCGGCGCAGAGATCGTTGGCCTGCTGAAGACCGGCTCGGCCTTCTACGCTCCGGCCTCCTCGGCCATTGCCATGGCCGAGAGCTACCTCAAGGACAAGAAGCGCGTGCTGCCCTGCGCCGCGCATCTGACCGGCCAGTACGGCCTCAACGACACTTATGTGGGCGTTCCGGTCGTGATCGGCGCCGACGGTGTCGAGCGTATCATCGAGATCTCTCTCGAGGGCGAGGAAAAGGCCAATTTCGACAAGTCCGTCGCGTCTGTCGACGGCCTGGTCGAGGCCTGCAAGAAGATCCAGCCGGCGCTTGCCTGA
- the sucC gene encoding ADP-forming succinate--CoA ligase subunit beta, which produces MNIHEYQAKEVLKAYGAPVANGVAIFSADEAEAAAKQLPGPLWVVKSQIHAGGRGKGKFKELGPDAKGGVRLAFSLDEVKSHAAEMLGNTLVTKQTGAAGKVVNRLYIEDGADIERELYLSILVDRTVGRPAFVVSTEGGMDIEAVAEETPEKIHTLPIDPEAGVTEADAAKLCDALELTGAAREDGMKLFPILHKAFVEKDMSLLEVNPLIVMKDGRLRVLDAKVSFDGNALFRHPEIVELRDITEEDEKEIEASKYDLAYVALDGDIGCMVNGAGLAMATMDIIKLYGAEPANFLDVGGGASKEKVTAAFKIITSDPNVKGILVNIFGGIMRCDVIAEGVIAAVQEVGLQVPLVVRLEGTNVELGKKIINESGLNVIAADDLDDAAQKIVKAVKEAA; this is translated from the coding sequence ATGAACATCCACGAATACCAGGCCAAAGAGGTTCTCAAGGCCTACGGCGCGCCGGTGGCCAATGGCGTGGCCATCTTCTCGGCCGACGAGGCCGAGGCCGCCGCCAAGCAGCTTCCCGGCCCGCTCTGGGTCGTGAAGTCCCAGATCCATGCCGGCGGTCGCGGCAAGGGCAAGTTCAAGGAACTCGGCCCCGACGCAAAGGGCGGCGTTCGTCTCGCCTTCTCGCTGGACGAGGTGAAGTCGCACGCGGCCGAAATGCTCGGCAACACGCTGGTGACCAAGCAGACCGGCGCGGCCGGCAAGGTCGTCAACCGCCTCTATATCGAGGACGGCGCCGATATCGAGCGTGAGCTCTATCTCTCCATCCTCGTCGACCGCACCGTCGGCCGTCCGGCCTTCGTCGTCTCGACCGAGGGCGGCATGGACATCGAGGCCGTCGCCGAGGAGACGCCGGAGAAGATCCACACCCTGCCGATCGATCCGGAGGCGGGCGTGACCGAGGCCGATGCGGCCAAGCTCTGCGATGCGCTGGAGCTGACCGGTGCGGCGCGCGAAGACGGCATGAAGCTGTTCCCGATCCTGCACAAGGCCTTCGTCGAGAAGGACATGAGCCTGCTCGAGGTCAACCCGCTGATCGTCATGAAGGACGGCCGCCTGCGCGTTCTCGACGCCAAGGTCTCCTTCGACGGCAACGCTCTCTTCCGCCACCCGGAGATCGTCGAACTGCGCGACATCACCGAGGAGGACGAGAAGGAAATCGAGGCCTCCAAGTACGACCTCGCCTATGTGGCCCTCGACGGCGACATCGGCTGCATGGTCAATGGCGCCGGCCTCGCCATGGCGACCATGGACATCATCAAGCTCTACGGCGCCGAGCCGGCGAACTTCCTCGATGTCGGCGGTGGCGCCTCTAAGGAGAAGGTCACGGCCGCGTTCAAGATCATCACCTCCGATCCGAACGTGAAGGGCATCCTGGTCAACATCTTCGGCGGCATCATGCGCTGCGACGTGATCGCGGAAGGCGTGATCGCGGCCGTGCAGGAAGTCGGCCTCCAGGTGCCGCTCGTCGTCCGCCTCGAGGGTACCAATGTCGAACTCGGCAAGAAGATCATCAATGAAAGCGGTCTCAACGTGATCGCCGCCGATGATCTCGACGACGCCGCGCAGAAGATCGTCAAGGCCGTGAAGGAGGCCGCGTGA